The Micromonospora sp. NBC_00421 genome contains a region encoding:
- a CDS encoding carbohydrate ABC transporter permease, whose protein sequence is MVVQVEGRPPGAVPTRSRPPERGHRLARLDVRYSPYLYVTPFFLLFAIFGIYPLVYTFWVSLHDWDLLGVDPAFVGAQNYTQLMADADFWHSVVNTLGIFVISTVPQLLAALWLANLLNRRLRARTTWRMAVLVPNVTSTAAVAIVFAVLFGREFGMINWLLDLVGVDAIDWKANRFAAWTAISAMVDWRWTGYNALIFLAAMQAIPRDLYESASIDGAGRARQFWSITVPLLKPTIIFAVIISTIGGLQLFTEPRLFNSGTNAIRGGPLRESQTVTMYMFENAFAPHYNFGYGSAVAWLLFALIAVVAAINVLLLRRLGGGARKGNR, encoded by the coding sequence ATGGTTGTTCAGGTTGAGGGTCGGCCGCCGGGCGCGGTGCCGACCCGGAGCAGACCCCCGGAACGGGGGCACCGGCTGGCCCGGCTCGACGTCAGGTACTCGCCCTATCTGTACGTGACGCCGTTCTTTCTGCTCTTCGCGATCTTCGGGATCTATCCGCTGGTCTACACGTTCTGGGTGTCGCTGCACGACTGGGACCTGTTGGGGGTGGACCCGGCCTTCGTCGGCGCGCAGAACTACACCCAGCTGATGGCCGACGCCGACTTCTGGCACTCGGTGGTGAACACCCTCGGCATCTTCGTCATCTCCACGGTGCCGCAACTGCTCGCCGCCCTCTGGCTGGCCAACCTGCTGAACCGGCGGCTGCGGGCGCGGACCACCTGGCGGATGGCGGTGCTGGTCCCGAACGTCACCTCCACGGCGGCGGTGGCGATCGTCTTCGCGGTGCTCTTCGGCCGCGAGTTCGGCATGATCAACTGGCTGCTCGACCTGGTCGGCGTCGACGCGATCGACTGGAAGGCGAACCGGTTCGCCGCCTGGACGGCCATCTCCGCCATGGTCGACTGGCGGTGGACCGGCTACAACGCGCTGATCTTCCTGGCCGCCATGCAGGCCATCCCGCGCGACCTGTACGAATCCGCCTCCATCGACGGGGCGGGCCGGGCCCGGCAGTTCTGGTCGATCACCGTGCCGCTACTCAAACCCACGATCATCTTCGCGGTCATCATCTCCACCATCGGCGGGCTGCAACTGTTCACCGAGCCCCGGCTGTTCAACTCCGGCACCAACGCGATCCGGGGCGGGCCACTGCGCGAATCCCAGACGGTGACCATGTACATGTTCGAGAACGCCTTCGCCCCGCACTACAACTTCGGCTACGGCTCCGCCGTCGCCTGGCTGCTCTTCGCCCTGATCGCGGTGGTCGCGGCGATCAACGTACTGCTCCTGCGCC
- a CDS encoding ABC transporter substrate-binding protein — translation MGVFSRRRLAVIALVATTALLTTTACGGDDEAADGGPVTLTVDVFGQFGYEKLYRQYEADHPGIKIVERGTGGNLDEYSPKLTQWLAAGKGAGDVVAIEEGLLVEYKANPQNFVNLLDHGAAELKGNFLEWKWNGGLTADGKQLIGLGTDVGGMAICYRKDLFAAAGLPTDREAVSKLWPTWADYVRVGEQFKARNTGAAFLDAATNTFNTILLQTAGNTTGYSYYDTTDKLVVDSNPAVRQAYDTTVDIIDSGLSGRYGAWSEEWVSAFKQAKFATIACPAWMTGVIEGNAGPDAKGKWDIAQVPGSGGNWGGSYLAVPKQSRHQAEAIELAKFLTSAKGQIGAFQEKGPLPSSPQALADPAIVNSTNAYFSDAPVGKIFAAGATSLKPVYMGPKNQAVRTEVENAVRTVELGQRNPAQGWTDATANARKAAAK, via the coding sequence ATGGGTGTCTTTTCGCGCCGCCGCCTCGCGGTGATCGCCCTGGTGGCCACCACCGCACTGCTCACCACCACCGCCTGCGGCGGCGACGACGAGGCCGCCGACGGCGGACCGGTGACGCTGACCGTCGACGTGTTCGGCCAGTTCGGCTACGAGAAGCTCTACCGGCAGTACGAGGCCGACCACCCCGGCATCAAGATCGTGGAGCGGGGCACCGGCGGCAACCTCGACGAGTACTCCCCCAAGCTCACCCAGTGGCTCGCCGCCGGCAAGGGCGCCGGTGACGTGGTCGCCATCGAGGAGGGGCTGCTCGTCGAGTACAAGGCCAACCCGCAGAACTTCGTCAACCTGCTCGACCACGGCGCCGCCGAACTCAAGGGCAACTTCCTGGAGTGGAAGTGGAACGGCGGGCTGACCGCCGACGGCAAGCAGCTCATCGGCCTCGGCACCGACGTCGGCGGGATGGCGATCTGCTACCGCAAGGACCTCTTCGCCGCCGCCGGCCTGCCCACCGACCGGGAGGCCGTGTCCAAGCTCTGGCCCACCTGGGCGGACTACGTACGGGTCGGCGAGCAGTTCAAGGCCAGGAACACCGGCGCGGCCTTCCTGGACGCCGCCACTAACACCTTCAACACCATCCTGCTCCAGACCGCCGGCAACACCACCGGCTACAGCTACTACGACACCACAGACAAGCTGGTGGTCGACAGCAACCCGGCGGTACGCCAGGCGTACGACACCACCGTCGACATCATCGACTCCGGTCTCTCCGGACGGTACGGGGCCTGGTCCGAGGAGTGGGTCTCCGCCTTCAAACAGGCCAAGTTCGCCACCATCGCCTGCCCGGCCTGGATGACCGGGGTGATCGAGGGCAACGCCGGCCCGGACGCCAAGGGCAAGTGGGACATCGCCCAGGTGCCCGGCAGCGGCGGCAACTGGGGCGGCTCCTACCTGGCGGTGCCGAAGCAGAGCCGGCACCAGGCCGAGGCGATCGAGTTGGCCAAGTTCCTGACCAGCGCCAAGGGTCAGATCGGCGCGTTCCAGGAGAAGGGGCCGTTGCCGTCGTCCCCGCAGGCGTTGGCCGACCCGGCGATCGTCAACTCGACCAACGCGTACTTCTCCGACGCCCCGGTCGGCAAGATCTTCGCCGCCGGCGCCACGAGCCTCAAGCCGGTCTACATGGGGCCGAAGAACCAGGCCGTCCGGACCGAGGTGGAGAACGCCGTCCGCACCGTCGAACTGGGCCAGCGCAACCCCGCCCAGGGCTGGACCGACGCCACCGCCAACGCCAGGAAGGCAGCCGCCAAGTAA
- a CDS encoding maleylpyruvate isomerase family mycothiol-dependent enzyme, translated as MSRLHATKDFWIGALRVDGPAFAAAVAEAPPETPVLSCPGWTVADLTVHLAGLYHWVHSFVGTGDTAQPPRPDAADRPAGVTPLQLWQHGYDQLMTLFDALDPEAPAWNPMPQPKKAGFWPRRVAHETAVHRWDAQLAIAAGDPIETKLAADGVGEVLDTWLPAGRRRTPGQWQGVVHLTASDAAQDWYLRMRGEGVALLDTATVFGHDDHHARVQVTASASDLLLALWGRISFDTLGVTGDRSLLAGLRVG; from the coding sequence ATGAGCAGACTGCACGCCACGAAGGACTTCTGGATCGGAGCGCTCCGGGTCGACGGGCCGGCGTTCGCCGCGGCCGTCGCCGAGGCCCCGCCGGAGACACCCGTGCTGTCCTGCCCGGGGTGGACGGTGGCCGACCTGACCGTGCACCTCGCCGGCCTCTACCACTGGGTGCACTCCTTCGTCGGCACTGGCGACACCGCCCAGCCGCCCCGCCCGGACGCCGCCGACCGGCCCGCCGGGGTTACCCCGCTCCAGCTCTGGCAGCACGGGTACGACCAGCTGATGACCCTCTTCGACGCGCTCGACCCGGAGGCCCCGGCCTGGAACCCGATGCCGCAGCCGAAGAAGGCCGGGTTCTGGCCGCGCCGGGTGGCGCACGAGACGGCGGTGCACAGGTGGGACGCCCAGCTCGCCATCGCCGCCGGTGACCCGATCGAGACGAAGCTCGCCGCCGACGGGGTCGGCGAGGTGCTCGACACCTGGCTGCCGGCCGGTCGGCGGCGCACCCCCGGGCAGTGGCAGGGGGTGGTGCACCTGACCGCCAGCGACGCCGCGCAGGACTGGTACCTCCGGATGCGCGGTGAGGGGGTGGCCCTGCTGGACACCGCGACGGTCTTCGGGCACGACGACCACCATGCCCGGGTCCAGGTCACCGCCTCGGCCAGTGACCTGCTGCTGGCGCTCTGGGGCCGGATCAGCTTCGACACCCTCGGGGTGACCGGGGACCGTTCCCTGTTGGCGGGCCTGCGCGTGGGCTGA
- a CDS encoding UDP-N-acetylmuramate dehydrogenase: MSDVYAKPTTGAEPADPAVLAGYTTLRLGGPAARLEPATSADEIVRRVREAHRRDEPVLVLAGGSNVVVGDAGFPGTVVLVRSRGLTVVAEDPDTVTVRVEAGEPWDDLVAATVGNGWSGLECLSGIPGSAGATPIQNVGAYGQEVAERITGVQVYDRADDRLTTITAADCGFAYRGSIFKYSDRWVVLSVDFRLDRSPLSGPVRYAELARSLGVEVGDRVPLAAARDTVLTLRAGKGMVLDATDPDTWSVGSFFTNPVLDRAAYELLRGRAADLGEPPSWPCPGDLVKVSAAWLIDKAGFAKGHPGPGGTAISGKHTLALTNRSGTARTADLIALAREIRDGVHTRFGVPLHPEPVLVDCAI, from the coding sequence GTGTCAGACGTCTACGCCAAACCGACAACGGGCGCCGAACCCGCCGATCCGGCCGTCCTGGCGGGATACACCACCCTGCGCCTCGGTGGCCCCGCCGCCCGGTTGGAGCCCGCCACCAGCGCCGACGAGATCGTCCGCCGGGTCCGCGAGGCGCACCGGCGCGACGAGCCGGTGCTCGTCCTGGCCGGTGGCAGCAACGTGGTCGTCGGGGACGCCGGCTTCCCCGGCACCGTCGTGCTGGTCCGGTCGCGGGGGCTCACCGTGGTCGCCGAGGACCCCGACACCGTCACCGTACGGGTCGAAGCCGGCGAGCCCTGGGACGACCTGGTCGCCGCCACCGTGGGCAACGGCTGGTCCGGCCTGGAGTGCCTCTCCGGCATCCCCGGCTCGGCCGGCGCCACCCCGATCCAGAACGTCGGCGCGTACGGGCAGGAGGTCGCCGAGCGGATCACCGGCGTCCAGGTGTACGACCGCGCCGACGACCGGCTGACCACCATCACGGCGGCGGACTGCGGCTTCGCCTACCGGGGGAGCATCTTCAAGTACAGCGACCGTTGGGTGGTGCTCTCGGTCGACTTCCGGCTGGACCGCTCGCCGCTGTCCGGGCCGGTGCGCTACGCCGAGCTGGCCCGCTCGCTCGGCGTCGAGGTCGGCGACCGGGTGCCGCTGGCCGCCGCCCGGGACACGGTGCTCACGTTGCGCGCCGGCAAGGGCATGGTGCTCGACGCCACCGACCCGGACACCTGGTCGGTCGGCTCGTTCTTCACCAACCCGGTGCTCGACCGGGCGGCGTACGAGCTGCTGCGCGGGCGCGCCGCCGACCTCGGCGAGCCGCCCTCCTGGCCCTGCCCGGGGGACCTGGTGAAGGTGAGCGCCGCCTGGCTGATCGACAAGGCCGGTTTCGCCAAGGGCCACCCCGGCCCCGGGGGCACCGCCATCTCCGGCAAGCACACCCTCGCGCTTACCAACCGCAGCGGCACCGCCCGTACCGCCGACCTGATCGCCCTCGCCCGCGAGATCCGCGACGGCGTGCACACCCGGTTCGGCGTCCCGCTGCACCCTGAACCGGTCCTGGTCGACTGCGCCATCTGA
- a CDS encoding SDR family oxidoreductase, whose protein sequence is MTTVAIVTGASSGIGAATARRLAAAGFHVLAAARRTDRLTGLVAEIAAAGGSATAVTCDVTSDESVAGLARAAAEAPGPVTVLVNNAGGARGLDPVESGSVADWQWMYDVNVLGTLRVTQALLPALERSAAGTVVVVSSTAGLTVYEGGGGYTAAKHAQTAVAGTLRLELCGRPVRVVEIDPGMVRTEEFGLNRFGGDAAKADATYAGVAQPLVAEDVAECVAWCATLPHHVNVDRLVVRPLAQAAQHKVHRVANT, encoded by the coding sequence ATGACCACTGTCGCGATCGTCACCGGGGCGTCCAGCGGGATCGGCGCGGCCACCGCCCGTCGGCTCGCCGCCGCGGGTTTCCACGTGCTCGCCGCCGCTCGCCGCACCGACCGGCTCACCGGCCTGGTCGCCGAGATCGCCGCGGCCGGCGGCAGCGCCACCGCGGTGACCTGCGACGTCACCTCGGACGAGTCGGTGGCCGGGCTGGCCCGGGCCGCCGCCGAGGCGCCCGGCCCGGTCACCGTGCTGGTGAACAACGCCGGGGGCGCGCGCGGGCTGGACCCGGTGGAGTCCGGCTCGGTCGCCGACTGGCAGTGGATGTACGACGTGAACGTGCTCGGCACGCTGCGGGTCACCCAGGCCCTGCTGCCGGCCCTGGAACGCTCGGCCGCCGGGACCGTCGTGGTGGTCTCGTCCACCGCCGGCCTCACCGTGTACGAGGGTGGCGGTGGCTATACCGCCGCCAAGCACGCGCAGACCGCCGTCGCCGGCACCCTGCGGCTGGAGTTGTGCGGCCGACCGGTCCGGGTGGTCGAGATCGATCCCGGGATGGTCCGGACGGAGGAGTTCGGCCTGAACCGCTTCGGCGGGGACGCGGCGAAGGCCGACGCCACCTACGCCGGGGTGGCGCAGCCGCTGGTGGCCGAGGACGTCGCCGAGTGCGTCGCCTGGTGCGCCACCCTCCCGCACCACGTCAACGTGGACCGGCTGGTCGTCCGCCCGCTGGCCCAGGCCGCCCAGCACAAGGTGCACCGGGTGGCGAACACCTGA
- the mshA gene encoding D-inositol-3-phosphate glycosyltransferase, whose product MADQHIGVGRQRGALPWPRPRRIATLSVHTSPLHQPGTGDAGGMNVYILEVARRLAEANVEVEIFTRATSGDLPPVVEMAPGVHVRHVTSGPLEGLTKEELPGQLCAFTAGVLRAEAARPPGHYDLIHSHYWLSGQVGWLAKERWGVPLVHTAHTLAKVKNAQLAAGDRPEPKARVIGEEQVVAEADRLVANTRVEATDLLGRYAADPARVTVVEPGVDLDRFRPAAGDRAAATRAARRRLGLPTNGYVVAFVGRIQPLKAPDVLVRAVAALRERDPDLADEVTVVICGGPSGSGLDRPTSLIELAGSLGVADRVRFLPPRTGDDLPALYRAADLVAVPSHNESFGLVALEAQACGTPVVAAAVGGLVTAVRDQVSGVLVPGHDPTDWARTLARLLPDRAGREALGRGAARHARGFSWDRTVSGLLAVYGEAVTEHRQRLAARLAEGPALTGCSW is encoded by the coding sequence GTGGCGGATCAGCACATCGGTGTCGGTCGTCAGCGAGGTGCCCTACCGTGGCCCCGGCCCCGCCGGATCGCCACCCTGTCGGTGCACACCTCGCCGTTGCACCAACCCGGCACCGGCGACGCGGGCGGCATGAACGTCTACATCCTTGAGGTCGCCCGCCGGCTCGCCGAGGCGAACGTCGAGGTGGAGATATTCACCCGGGCCACCTCCGGGGACCTGCCGCCGGTGGTGGAGATGGCCCCCGGGGTGCACGTCCGGCACGTCACCTCCGGCCCGCTGGAGGGGCTGACCAAGGAGGAACTGCCCGGCCAGCTCTGCGCCTTCACCGCCGGGGTGCTGCGCGCCGAGGCGGCCCGCCCGCCGGGGCACTACGACCTGATCCACTCGCACTACTGGCTCTCCGGCCAGGTCGGTTGGCTGGCCAAGGAGCGCTGGGGGGTGCCGCTGGTGCACACCGCGCACACCCTGGCCAAGGTCAAGAACGCCCAGCTCGCCGCCGGTGACCGGCCGGAGCCGAAGGCCCGGGTGATCGGTGAGGAGCAGGTGGTCGCCGAGGCCGACCGGCTGGTGGCGAACACCCGGGTGGAGGCGACCGACCTGCTCGGCCGCTACGCCGCCGACCCGGCCCGGGTCACGGTCGTCGAACCCGGGGTGGACCTGGACCGGTTCCGCCCCGCCGCCGGGGACCGGGCCGCCGCGACCCGCGCCGCCCGTCGCCGGCTGGGCCTGCCCACCAACGGGTACGTCGTCGCGTTCGTCGGCCGGATCCAGCCACTGAAGGCCCCCGACGTGCTGGTCCGCGCGGTCGCGGCGCTGCGCGAGCGGGACCCGGACCTCGCCGACGAGGTGACAGTGGTGATCTGCGGTGGCCCGAGCGGCAGCGGCCTGGACCGGCCCACCTCGCTGATCGAGCTGGCCGGCTCGCTCGGTGTCGCCGACCGGGTGCGTTTCCTGCCGCCACGTACCGGTGACGACCTGCCGGCCCTCTACCGGGCCGCCGACCTGGTGGCGGTGCCCTCGCACAACGAGTCGTTCGGCCTGGTGGCCCTGGAGGCGCAGGCCTGTGGCACCCCGGTGGTCGCCGCCGCCGTGGGCGGCCTGGTCACCGCCGTCCGCGACCAGGTCAGCGGCGTGCTCGTGCCCGGCCACGACCCCACCGACTGGGCCCGTACGCTGGCCCGGCTGCTCCCCGACCGGGCGGGTCGGGAGGCGTTGGGCCGGGGGGCCGCCCGGCACGCGCGAGGGTTCTCCTGGGACCGCACCGTGTCCGGGCTGCTCGCCGTCTACGGCGAGGCGGTCACCGAGCACCGGCAGCGGTTGGCGGCCCGGCTGGCCGAGGGGCCGGCACTCACCGGCTGCTCGTGGTGA
- a CDS encoding YbjN domain-containing protein, with protein MSARSELAALIESVCTERELEWEATGEGSYAVTLPGTHKLKTICNLIVGEHALRVEAFVMRQPDERREELWAWLLQRNARMYGVGFSIDAVGDVYLTGRVNPSGVDADELDRLFGAVLSYADESFDTMLEIGFGSSIRREWEWRVKRGESTANLAAFAHLFTPSAGGSDRS; from the coding sequence ATGAGCGCGAGAAGCGAGCTGGCGGCCCTGATCGAGTCGGTCTGCACCGAGCGGGAGCTGGAGTGGGAAGCCACCGGCGAGGGCTCGTACGCGGTCACCCTCCCCGGCACCCACAAGCTCAAGACGATCTGCAACCTGATCGTCGGAGAGCACGCGCTGCGGGTCGAGGCGTTCGTGATGCGTCAGCCCGACGAGCGGCGCGAGGAGCTGTGGGCGTGGCTGCTCCAGCGCAACGCCCGGATGTACGGCGTCGGGTTCTCGATCGACGCGGTGGGGGACGTCTACCTCACCGGCCGGGTCAACCCGTCCGGGGTCGACGCCGACGAGCTGGACCGGCTGTTCGGGGCGGTGCTCAGCTATGCCGACGAGTCCTTCGACACCATGCTGGAGATCGGTTTCGGCAGTTCCATCCGTCGGGAGTGGGAGTGGCGGGTCAAGCGGGGCGAGTCGACCGCGAACCTCGCCGCCTTCGCCCACCTCTTCACCCCCTCCGCCGGAGGTTCGGACCGGTCCTGA
- a CDS encoding MDR family MFS transporter, which yields MRGVRGWFRETTGGLPRTFWYLWVGTLINRLGSFVLVFLAIYLTQARGFSAAQAGLVMGLWGVGGAVGTTVGGTLADWWGRRPTLLTAHLGAATMMLALGFARPLWAVAVGALLLGMFAEAARPTFGAMMIDVVPERDRLRAFSLNYWAINLGFACAAVLAGLAAEAGYLLLFVVDAATTLVTALIVFVRVGETRRALTTTARPGPGRGGGPVVKGASVQVGGPPAAGALRTIAGDRVFLGFVVLNLFGALVFLQHISMLPIAMGDAGLSPATYGSVIALNGVLIVAGQLFVPRWIRGRSRSHVLALASVVTGIGFGLTALADTAWFFGFTVLIWTLGEMLNSPSNATLIAELSPAELRGRYQGVFSLSWQVAGAVAPVLGGVVREHAGDVTLWLGCVVIGLATALAHLLSGPARERRATQLRSPAQPIVPVTAVASPVPQAPEAAATAPR from the coding sequence GTGCGCGGCGTACGGGGCTGGTTCCGGGAGACCACAGGTGGACTACCGAGGACGTTCTGGTACCTCTGGGTCGGCACCCTGATCAACCGGCTCGGCTCGTTCGTGCTGGTCTTCCTGGCCATCTACCTGACCCAGGCCCGCGGCTTCTCCGCCGCCCAGGCCGGACTGGTGATGGGCCTGTGGGGGGTCGGCGGCGCGGTCGGCACCACCGTGGGCGGCACCCTCGCCGACTGGTGGGGGCGGAGACCCACCCTGCTCACCGCCCACCTGGGCGCGGCCACCATGATGCTGGCCCTCGGCTTCGCCCGGCCGCTCTGGGCGGTGGCGGTGGGCGCGTTGCTGCTGGGCATGTTCGCCGAGGCCGCCAGGCCGACCTTCGGGGCCATGATGATCGACGTGGTGCCGGAACGGGACCGGCTGCGGGCGTTCTCGCTCAACTACTGGGCGATCAACCTGGGCTTCGCCTGTGCCGCCGTGCTCGCCGGGCTGGCCGCCGAGGCCGGTTACCTGCTGCTCTTCGTGGTCGACGCGGCCACCACCCTGGTCACCGCGCTGATCGTCTTCGTCCGGGTGGGCGAGACCCGACGCGCCCTGACGACCACGGCGCGACCTGGCCCCGGTCGAGGCGGCGGTCCGGTCGTCAAGGGTGCTTCCGTCCAGGTCGGTGGGCCACCCGCGGCGGGCGCGCTGCGGACCATCGCCGGCGACCGGGTGTTCCTGGGCTTCGTCGTGCTCAACCTGTTCGGGGCGCTGGTCTTCCTCCAGCACATCTCGATGCTGCCCATCGCGATGGGCGACGCCGGGCTCTCCCCCGCCACCTACGGTTCGGTGATCGCACTCAACGGGGTGCTGATCGTGGCGGGCCAACTCTTCGTCCCACGGTGGATCCGGGGGCGGAGCCGGTCGCACGTGCTAGCCCTCGCCTCGGTGGTGACGGGCATCGGCTTCGGGCTGACCGCGCTCGCCGACACCGCCTGGTTCTTCGGATTCACCGTGCTGATCTGGACGCTCGGCGAGATGCTCAACTCCCCGTCCAACGCCACCCTGATCGCCGAACTCTCCCCGGCCGAGCTACGGGGTCGCTACCAGGGCGTCTTCTCGCTGTCCTGGCAGGTGGCAGGCGCGGTCGCCCCGGTGCTCGGCGGGGTGGTCCGGGAGCACGCCGGCGACGTCACGCTCTGGCTGGGCTGCGTCGTGATCGGCCTGGCGACCGCGCTGGCCCACCTGCTCTCCGGGCCGGCCCGGGAACGCCGGGCGACCCAACTGCGCAGTCCAGCCCAGCCGATCGTGCCGGTCACCGCCGTGGCGTCACCGGTCCCCCAGGCCCCCGAAGCCGCCGCCACCGCACCTCGCTGA
- a CDS encoding phosphoglyceromutase has protein sequence MTASEGPTVGTLVLLRHGESDWNAKNLFTGWVDVDLTAKGEAEARRGGELLREHGLLPDVVHTSVMRRAIRTAELALNAADRHWIAVRRSWRLNERHYGALQGKNKKQTLDEYGEEQFMLWRRSYDTPPPPIADDDEFSQVGDPRYALLPSELMPRTECLKDVVERMLPYWYDSIVPDILAGRTVLVAAHGNSLRALVKHLDQISDSAIAKLNIPTGIPLRYDLDPQLRPLTLGGAYLDPNAAKEAAAAVANQGR, from the coding sequence ATGACTGCGAGCGAGGGGCCCACGGTCGGGACGCTGGTCCTGCTGCGGCACGGCGAGAGCGACTGGAACGCGAAGAACCTCTTCACCGGCTGGGTCGACGTCGACCTGACGGCCAAGGGTGAGGCGGAGGCGCGCCGCGGCGGCGAGTTGCTGCGCGAGCACGGCCTGCTGCCGGACGTGGTGCACACCAGCGTGATGCGCCGGGCGATCCGCACCGCCGAGCTGGCGCTGAACGCCGCCGACCGGCACTGGATCGCGGTGCGCCGGTCGTGGCGGCTCAACGAGCGGCACTACGGCGCCCTGCAGGGCAAGAACAAGAAGCAGACCCTTGACGAGTACGGCGAGGAGCAGTTCATGCTCTGGCGTCGCTCGTACGACACGCCGCCACCGCCGATCGCCGACGACGACGAGTTCTCGCAGGTCGGCGACCCGCGTTACGCGCTGCTGCCGAGCGAGCTGATGCCGCGTACCGAGTGCCTCAAGGACGTGGTGGAGCGGATGCTCCCCTACTGGTACGACTCGATCGTGCCGGACATCCTCGCCGGCCGGACGGTGCTGGTGGCGGCGCACGGCAACTCGCTGCGCGCCCTGGTCAAGCACCTCGACCAGATCTCCGACTCGGCGATCGCCAAGCTGAACATCCCCACCGGCATCCCGCTGCGCTACGACCTCGACCCGCAGCTGCGCCCGCTCACCCTGGGTGGGGCCTACCTCGACCCCAACGCCGCCAAGGAAGCCGCCGCCGCGGTCGCCAACCAGGGCCGCTGA
- the phoU gene encoding phosphate signaling complex protein PhoU, translating to MRDEFRADLQIVSQLLVDMAEGVRAAMRQATRGLLTADREASEAVIARDAEIDNLYQHVEERVCDLLARQAPVASDLRAMITALHVAADLERMGDLADHVAKTALRRHPSPAVPAELRPVFTDMASVADRMAEKIGKVLASPDADIAAELDRDDDVMDDLHKSLFGVLLGDEWPYGVETAIDATLLGRFYERFADHAVNAGERVVYLITGETAPAAG from the coding sequence ATGCGCGACGAGTTCCGGGCCGACCTGCAGATTGTCAGCCAACTGCTGGTGGACATGGCGGAGGGGGTGCGCGCCGCGATGCGCCAGGCCACCCGAGGCCTGCTCACCGCCGACCGCGAGGCGTCCGAGGCCGTGATCGCGCGGGACGCCGAGATCGACAACCTCTACCAGCACGTCGAGGAGCGGGTCTGCGACCTGCTCGCCCGACAGGCACCGGTCGCCTCCGACCTGCGCGCGATGATCACCGCCCTGCACGTGGCGGCCGATCTGGAACGGATGGGCGACCTGGCCGACCACGTGGCGAAGACCGCGCTGCGCCGGCACCCCTCCCCGGCGGTGCCGGCCGAGCTGCGTCCGGTCTTCACCGACATGGCATCGGTCGCCGACCGGATGGCCGAGAAGATCGGCAAGGTGCTGGCCAGCCCCGACGCCGACATCGCCGCCGAGCTGGACCGCGACGACGACGTGATGGACGACCTGCACAAGAGCCTGTTCGGCGTGCTGCTCGGCGACGAGTGGCCGTACGGGGTGGAGACGGCCATCGACGCCACCCTGCTCGGCCGGTTCTACGAGCGGTTCGCCGACCACGCGGTGAACGCCGGTGAACGGGTGGTCTACCTGATCACCGGCGAGACCGCCCCCGCCGCTGGCTGA